GCGCGGGTGGAGGCTCTCGAGAAAGGACCAGGAAGTGGTGCGCCAGCAGAGGACGATTGAGCGGTCCTTCGCCTACGAGGGAATCGGTCTCCACACGGGAAAGAAGGTGCGGACGGTCTTCAAGCCCGCCTCGCCGGATACGGGGATCGTCTTCAGGCGCGTCGACCTCGACGTGCCGGTCGACATCCGCGCGATCGCCGGCAACATCCCCGACGGGGATCCGGTCAGGAACACGACGATCGCCTCGGGGGACGCGAAGATCCACACCGTCGAACACATCCTCGCGGCCGTCTCGGGCCTCCAGGTGGACAACCTCGTCATCGAGATCGACGCCGACGAGCCGCCCGAGCCGCGCGACGGCTCCTGCATGCAGCTCGTCGCGCTGATCCGGGAAGCGGGCATCACCGTCCAGGGCGCGCCGATACGCCCCCTCAAGATCACGACGCCCGTCGTCTGGGAGGAGGACGGCGTCGAACTGATCGCCGTTCCCCACGACAGGTTCAAGGTGTCGTTCACGATCGAGTACGAGAACCGCCACATCGGCACGCAGTACGCCTCCTTCGAGATCAACCCGGAGACCTTCGCCGACGAGGTCGCTCCCGCGCGCACGTTCGCCCTGATGTCCGATGTCGAGATGCTCCGCAACCTGGGGCTGATACGGGGAGGGAGTCTCGAGAACGCCATCGTCGTCGATGACGACGGCATCATGAACGACACGCCGCTCCGGTTCCCCGACGAATTCGTGCGGCACAAGATCCTCGATATCGTCGGCGACCTGACCCTCGTCGGCGCCCCGATCGAGGGACACGTGATCGCCGTCAGGGCCGGCCACCGGTACAACATGCACTTCGTCCGGCGCCTCGCCGAGCGGCTCTCGCGGCAGCGAGCGACGGCGACGGGCGGCGCGAAGGGTCTCTACGACATCAACATGATCCAGCGGATCATGCCGCATCGCTACCCCTTCCTCCTCGTGGACCGGATACTCGAGCTCGAGGACCGGAAACGGGTCGTGGGGATAAAGAACGTGACGGTGAACGAGCCCTTCTTCGTCGGGCACTTTCCCGGACACCCGATCATGCCCGCCGTGCTCATCATCGAGGCGATGGCGCAGGTCGGCGGCATCCTGCTGCTGTCAAGCGTCGATACGCCGGAGAAGTACCTGGTCTATTTCATCGGCATCGACAAGGCGAAGTTCAGGAAGCCGGTCGTTCCCGGCGACCAGATCCGCTTCGAGCTCGAGATGGTGTCGTTGAAGAGACGCTACTGCAGGATGAGGGGGAAGGCCTTCGTCGACGGCGTCGCCGTCGCCGAGGCCGAGCTCACCTCGTCAATCGTGGATCGCTGAGGGAGGAACAGATGGCCGTCGACATACACCCGACCGCGATCGTCGACCCCGGGGCGGAGCTCGGGACGGACGTCACGATCGGGCCCTGGACGATCGTCGGCGGACGGGTCAGGATCGGGGACTTCACCCGGATCGATTCCTGTGCCCGCATCGAGGGACGGACGACGATCGGCCGGAACAACCACATCTATCACGGCGCCGCGATCGGCCTCGATCCCCAGGATCTCAAGTACGAGGAGGAGGAGACGTACGTCGAGATCGGCGACGGCAACGTCATCCGCGAGTATGCGACGATCCATCTCGCCTGCGAGGAGGGCGAGAGCACGGTCGTCGAGAACGGCAACCTGCTGATGGCCTACACCCACGTCGCCCACAACTGCCGCATCGGGAGCAATGTCGTCCTCGCCAACGCGGTGAATCTCGCCGGGTACGTCACGATCCACGATTACGCGATCATCGGCGGCCTCACGCCGGTGCACCAGTTCGCCTCGATCGGGGCCCATTCCTTCGTCGGCGGCGGCAGCCGCATCTCGAAGGACATCCCGCCCTTCATCAAGGTCGCCGGATCCCCGCCGAAGGTGAGCGGCACCAACAGCACGGGGCTCAAGCGCCGCGGATTCAGTTTCGAGCAACGGTGCCTCATCAAGAAGGCGTACGTGATCCTGTACCGGAGCAACCTGAACGTGTCCCAGGCGGCGGAGCGGATCGAGAGGGAACTGCCGCAGAATCCGGACATCAAGATGTTCGTCGACTTCATCCGCGGCTCGAAACGCGGCATCACCAAGTAGGGCGTTCGTTCCATACACAGCGGGAGGTGCGGGATGGACGGGGCGACCCGCAACCTGAGGGCCGGCGTCATCGGCGTCGGAAGCCTCGGCATGAACCACGCGCGGAACTACTCGGCCATAGACGGCGTCGAGCTCGTGTGCCTGCACGACATCGACCGCGGCCGCGCGGAGGAGGCGGCAAAACGATTCGGCGGCCTGGTCTGCAGCTCGATCGACGACCTCCTCGGGCACGTCGACGCGGTGAGCGTCTGCACCCCGGCCACCGACCACGTCGAGGCGGTGACCGCCGCCATGGAGCGGGGCGTCCACGTTCTCGTCGAGAAGCCGATCGCCTCGAGCGCGGCGGAGGGGAAAAAGCTCGTGCGCCTCGCCGCCGAGCGGGGTGTCTGCTTCCAGGTGGGCCATATCGAGCGGTTCAACGGCGCCTACGAGGCCGCCGCCCGGCTTCTCGACCGGCCGCGGTTCATCGAATCGCATCGGCTCGGCACCTTCACCCCGCGCGGAACGGACGTCTCGGTCGTCGTCGACCTGATGATCCACGACATCGACCTCGTGCTCGACGTCCTTGGCGGCGAAAAGCTCGTCGATCTGCGCGCCTCGGGAGCGGGCGTGCTCACCGACTCCCCCGACATCGTCAACGCCCGCCTCGAGTTCGCGGGGGGGTGCGTGGCGAATCTCACCGCGAGCCGCATCTCTCGCGAGCCGCTCAGGAAGATCAGGTTCTTCCAGGAGAACCGGTACGTCTCCGCCGATCTGCGGGCGAAGACGGTCGAGGCGTTCGAACGGACTCCCGGGGTCGATCCGGCGGTCGTCTCCGCCGATCCGACCTGCTTCA
The DNA window shown above is from Candidatus Krumholzibacteriota bacterium and carries:
- a CDS encoding bifunctional UDP-3-O-[3-hydroxymyristoyl] N-acetylglucosamine deacetylase/3-hydroxyacyl-ACP dehydratase, producing the protein MVRQQRTIERSFAYEGIGLHTGKKVRTVFKPASPDTGIVFRRVDLDVPVDIRAIAGNIPDGDPVRNTTIASGDAKIHTVEHILAAVSGLQVDNLVIEIDADEPPEPRDGSCMQLVALIREAGITVQGAPIRPLKITTPVVWEEDGVELIAVPHDRFKVSFTIEYENRHIGTQYASFEINPETFADEVAPARTFALMSDVEMLRNLGLIRGGSLENAIVVDDDGIMNDTPLRFPDEFVRHKILDIVGDLTLVGAPIEGHVIAVRAGHRYNMHFVRRLAERLSRQRATATGGAKGLYDINMIQRIMPHRYPFLLVDRILELEDRKRVVGIKNVTVNEPFFVGHFPGHPIMPAVLIIEAMAQVGGILLLSSVDTPEKYLVYFIGIDKAKFRKPVVPGDQIRFELEMVSLKRRYCRMRGKAFVDGVAVAEAELTSSIVDR
- the lpxA gene encoding acyl-ACP--UDP-N-acetylglucosamine O-acyltransferase, with the translated sequence MAVDIHPTAIVDPGAELGTDVTIGPWTIVGGRVRIGDFTRIDSCARIEGRTTIGRNNHIYHGAAIGLDPQDLKYEEEETYVEIGDGNVIREYATIHLACEEGESTVVENGNLLMAYTHVAHNCRIGSNVVLANAVNLAGYVTIHDYAIIGGLTPVHQFASIGAHSFVGGGSRISKDIPPFIKVAGSPPKVSGTNSTGLKRRGFSFEQRCLIKKAYVILYRSNLNVSQAAERIERELPQNPDIKMFVDFIRGSKRGITK
- a CDS encoding Gfo/Idh/MocA family oxidoreductase yields the protein MDGATRNLRAGVIGVGSLGMNHARNYSAIDGVELVCLHDIDRGRAEEAAKRFGGLVCSSIDDLLGHVDAVSVCTPATDHVEAVTAAMERGVHVLVEKPIASSAAEGKKLVRLAAERGVCFQVGHIERFNGAYEAAARLLDRPRFIESHRLGTFTPRGTDVSVVVDLMIHDIDLVLDVLGGEKLVDLRASGAGVLTDSPDIVNARLEFAGGCVANLTASRISREPLRKIRFFQENRYVSADLRAKTVEAFERTPGVDPAVVSADPTCFIRPVSVEIDGDEPLRKEIASFLSAVADGHEPRVTGMQGLAALGVAERILECL